Genomic segment of bacterium:
CTGCTCCGGGGCCTCCAGCTTGTCGAAATCCAGCACCCCGCTCACCGTGATCAGTGAGGCATGATCGCTGCGCAACTTGGATTCGAGGAACACGGTCTCGATGTCGCGGAAAGCGAAAGTGCGCCGCACCCAGGTGCGCACGCCGTCCGCCTCCAGACGTTCCCAGTAGGTCACCGTGCTGTCGGCGGCGCAGACCAGGCCGCAGTCCTCGCGCAGGCAGACCAGGCTCAAGGCTCGTCGCGGCATGCCGTGGGCTCTGCGCGCAGCCTCCAAGGCCGGCTCCAGCCCGGCACTGAACACCAGCGGCCACGCTGTCAGCACGGGGGTGCGGTCGTAGACCTCCTTGTCGCGCTGCAGGACAATCAGCCGCCGCTCTGCCGGGCGCAGGCCCAGCGCGGCTCCCGTATCCAGGTCCAGCCCGGACAGGTCGCTCCAGCCCCAGTACCGGGCCGGGGAATCCTTGTCTTGCCAGGTCACACCCGAGCTGTCCAGCAGGACCGCCTCCCCAGCCGCGCTGAACGCCAGCGCCTCCACCGCCGCGCCGTGGTCGCTCCGCGCGGCCAGGGCCAGCGACAGGGCGCGCGCCTGACGGCAAGCCAGGTCCTCATCCGCGCCGCGGGCGACATGCTCCCAGAAATCCTCGAAGGTGCGGTTGTTCCAGCCGGGGGTGTTCCAGCAACCTGCCAGATCACCGATGGAGAGCCCAGCCTCACGGGCGGCCGTGGCCAGTCCGGCCATTACCTTGGTCCGGCGCTGCGTGGGGACCGCGGCCAGGGCCGGAGCCAGACGGCCCCCGCTGTGCTGGAGCGAGTCGAGCTGCGCCTGGCTCGGGCTGTCCGAGCCCGACACTATGCCCTTGACCTTGGAGAGTATTTTTATCGCCCCGCACTGCGCTGTCAGTCCGGACAGGGCGGTGAGAAGAGTGCTCAGGAGAAAAACAGTCAGAAGATCGCGCTTCAAGACAGGCCTCCGGCCACAGGTATTGGGGCAGACGTTACATCGCGCGCGGGGGAAAGTGCCGGACAGAAGCCATCCGCCGGAGACTGAACTCCGTACGGCGGCGCGGCGGAAGGGCTGGCTCAATGCAACGGCTTAAAAATAAACGTGTTACAAGATAACACATCCCGCCGGGGCTTGGCAATGAAAACCGGGCCGCGGCCCGCGCGGCTCAGGCGCCGCACTCCGGGCAGTCGCCGCTCAGTATCTCGCGCAGCAGCCGCAGAGCGTCGAACAGCCCCAGATGCCCGTCCCCGTCCCAGTCATCCGCCGCAGCGCCGTCCTGCCCCGAGCCGATACGCCGCAGCAGGCGCCAGACATCCGACGGCCCGGCCTTCCCGTCGCCGTCCTGGTCGCAGGGGCGGATCAGGGTCTGGCTGCCGTTGCCATCCGCGGCGGGCAGCACGATCCGGCGCAGCTCCATACGCAGCGGAGTGGTTCCCGCCGGAGCGGAGCCGCTCCAGGAGGAGCCGCACCAGAGGTTAAGGATCAGCGGCCCCGGCTTGTTGGGGATATCGCCCCGGAACACCGGGCGACGGTTGCTCTTGAAAATCCGGTCTGGCTGGGAGGCCCCGCCGCCCGACACGCTGTCCGCGTCCTCCGGCACCTGGCCGTTCAGCAGGAACGCCAGGCTGTCCGCGCCCCAGGCGAAGCCCATGCGGTGGAAAGTGCCGGCCGGCGCCTCGGGCAACTTGATCCGGAACGTGTAGGAGTGCTGCCAGGCGTCGATGCTGCCGAACTCGTAGTTGTGCAGGGTGAAATAGATATATTCCGGCTTGGCGGTGAGGATTTCGATATCGATCTCCTGGAACCGCTCGCCGTCGATGTCGGAGTAGATGAAAAACCCGACCGTGGCCCCCTGCGGCGCGGTGGTCGGCTCGGGCAGGCGGAGGTCGCACTCGTACAGGCCGTAGAGGTAGGTGCGCGGCGTTTCGAGCTGCGCGCCCACTCCGCCGGGTCTCTCCAGTTGCAGCACCAGCCGGCTGCCGTCCAGCCCCGAGTATCCGTGGTACAGCCCGCCGTTCCAGGACCAGTCGATCCGGTTCCAGTTCAGCCCGCCGAAATCGAGGCTGCCGTTGACAGTCTTACGCGCGGGAAGGTCGTTGCGGCTGACCGCCCAAAGCGGAGCTGCGGCACAGAGCAGAATGCAGCAGAACATGGCCAGACGGCCCCTGGCAGCGAAAACACCGGACATATCCCCCCACCTCACCGTATGGTTAATCTCTCGATTGTCTCACGCTGGTCCGGGAACCGTGCCACAAGCTCCTCGCGGCGGCCCAGCTCGAAATCCTCGTACTCGAACCCTGGGGCCACGGTGGTCCCCAGCAGGGCAAACGAGCCGCCCGGCGCCAGGGCCAGGCCCTGCCAGGCCCCGGCCGGGACCAGCGCCTGCACGGTCTGGCCACGTTGCAGGTCCTGCCCCATGACGATTGTCCGCGGCGCGCCCCCCTCCGGGATCAGAAAGAGCCGCACCGGGTCGCCCAGGTAGAAATGGAAAATCTCATCCGTGCGCAGACGGTGCATGGCC
This window contains:
- a CDS encoding glycoside hydrolase family 16 protein, whose protein sequence is MSGVFAARGRLAMFCCILLCAAAPLWAVSRNDLPARKTVNGSLDFGGLNWNRIDWSWNGGLYHGYSGLDGSRLVLQLERPGGVGAQLETPRTYLYGLYECDLRLPEPTTAPQGATVGFFIYSDIDGERFQEIDIEILTAKPEYIYFTLHNYEFGSIDAWQHSYTFRIKLPEAPAGTFHRMGFAWGADSLAFLLNGQVPEDADSVSGGGASQPDRIFKSNRRPVFRGDIPNKPGPLILNLWCGSSWSGSAPAGTTPLRMELRRIVLPAADGNGSQTLIRPCDQDGDGKAGPSDVWRLLRRIGSGQDGAAADDWDGDGHLGLFDALRLLREILSGDCPECGA